One Indicator indicator isolate 239-I01 chromosome 21, UM_Iind_1.1, whole genome shotgun sequence DNA segment encodes these proteins:
- the BET1L gene encoding BET1-like protein: protein MAEWGRGQSPGAVEDVLDVENKRMADSLASKVTRLKSLALDIDKDAEEQNRYLDGMDSDLLSVTGLLSGSLKRFSGMARSGRDNRKLLCSVSAGLILLFFILYYLVSRAGT, encoded by the exons ATGGCGGAGTGGGGCCGAG ggCAGAGTCCAGGCGCCGTGGAGGATGTGCTAGATGTAGAGAACAAGCGTATGGCAGACAGCCTGGCCAGCAAGGTCACCAGGCTGAAGTCG CTGGCTCTGGATAttgacaaagatgctgaggagcagaaCCGGTACCTGGATGGCATG GACTCCGACTTGCTGAGCGTGACCGGGCTGCTCAGCGGCAGCCTGAAGCGCTTCTCCGGCATGGCTCGCTCTGGGAGGGACAACcgcaagctgctctgctccgtCTCAGCAGGACTGATCCTTCTGTTCTTCATCCTCTACTATTTGGTGTCCAGAGCAGGCACCtga